A section of the Estrella lausannensis genome encodes:
- a CDS encoding alpha-ketoacid dehydrogenase subunit beta, with protein sequence MPEMNMIQALNHTLKEEFKRDGRLVIFGEDAGYFGGVFRVTEGMQEMFGEERCFSTPLSEQGIVGFAIGMAQQGMKPIAEIQFADYIFPAYDQIVNEMAKMRYRTANQYSSPVVIRTPYGGGIHGGHYHSQSPEAQFLHTPGLVVCVASTPYDAKGLLTAAIESNDPVIFFEPKRIYRAVKSEVPLERYVIPFGQAEIARQGKDLTLIGWGAQHHQNMLAAESLHKEKGIDIEVINLRTLNPLDMDSIVISVAKTGRLVIAHEAPLTGGFGAELAAQVQEKCFLHLLAPVKRCCGWDTPFPNTLEHDYLPDAERVKNAAIETVNY encoded by the coding sequence ATGCCTGAGATGAACATGATCCAAGCTCTCAATCACACTCTGAAAGAGGAGTTCAAACGCGACGGGCGCCTCGTTATCTTTGGAGAGGATGCCGGCTATTTTGGCGGCGTCTTCAGAGTGACGGAAGGCATGCAGGAGATGTTCGGCGAAGAGCGCTGCTTTAGCACTCCCCTTTCTGAGCAGGGAATAGTCGGTTTTGCCATCGGCATGGCCCAGCAAGGGATGAAGCCGATCGCGGAGATCCAGTTTGCCGACTATATCTTTCCTGCCTACGACCAGATCGTCAACGAAATGGCTAAAATGCGCTATCGGACAGCCAACCAGTACTCTAGCCCGGTCGTCATCAGGACTCCTTACGGCGGAGGAATCCATGGAGGACACTACCACTCCCAATCTCCCGAAGCGCAGTTTTTACACACACCGGGATTGGTTGTCTGCGTCGCTTCAACTCCCTATGATGCCAAAGGGCTTCTCACCGCTGCCATCGAGTCCAACGACCCGGTCATATTTTTCGAGCCGAAGAGAATATACCGCGCTGTCAAAAGCGAAGTTCCTCTGGAGCGCTATGTGATCCCCTTCGGCCAAGCCGAAATTGCACGGCAAGGAAAAGACCTCACACTGATCGGATGGGGCGCTCAACACCACCAGAACATGCTAGCGGCAGAGAGCCTCCACAAAGAAAAAGGCATCGACATCGAAGTCATCAACTTGAGAACGTTGAATCCTCTCGATATGGACTCCATTGTCATATCCGTCGCGAAGACAGGACGCCTCGTGATCGCGCATGAAGCTCCCCTGACGGGCGGTTTTGGCGCTGAGCTTGCCGCACAAGTTCAGGAAAAGTGTTTTCTTCACCTTCTCGCTCCCGTCAAACGCTGCTGCGGCTGGGATACTCCCTTTCCCAATACACTCGAGCACGATTACCTTCCCGATGCCGAACGAGTGAAAAACGCTGCAATCGAGACAGTCAACTACTAG
- a CDS encoding thiamine pyrophosphate-dependent dehydrogenase E1 component subunit alpha — protein MPPPTVIGYLKSDGSLTSSDLALPADTLIHCYETMVKTRLVDERMVTLQRQGLISFALTSFGEEAAAVGSAAALTVDDWMYPQYRELGCLFYRGYSIKDYIHHMFGDAKDSILGRQMPNHFGSKELNIVTVSSPIGTKIPHAAGSAYAMKLKKEKNIAICYFGEGATSEGDFHAGLNFAAVRKAPAIFFCRNNGYAISTPVKEQFASDGIAPKGIGYGIEAMKIDGNDLFAVFHAVKQAKEMCLAGKGPVLIEAMTYRLGAHSTSDDPTRYRSEEEVKKAKEKCPIKRLFLYLKARELFDEEKNEALKQRILQEINEGIEEAKKTPPPPIESLFEHVYFSMPRHLKEQLQECLNQKSESADA, from the coding sequence ATGCCGCCGCCAACAGTCATCGGCTACCTGAAGTCCGACGGATCGCTGACAAGCAGCGATCTAGCCTTACCTGCGGATACATTGATCCATTGCTATGAAACGATGGTCAAAACCCGTCTTGTCGATGAAAGGATGGTTACCCTGCAAAGGCAGGGTCTTATCTCGTTCGCGCTGACATCTTTCGGGGAGGAAGCCGCTGCCGTCGGCTCCGCCGCGGCTTTGACTGTGGACGACTGGATGTATCCCCAGTACCGCGAGCTTGGCTGTCTTTTCTATCGCGGCTACTCCATTAAAGACTACATTCATCACATGTTTGGCGATGCCAAAGATTCCATTTTGGGAAGGCAGATGCCCAATCACTTTGGATCAAAAGAACTCAATATCGTCACTGTGTCCTCCCCCATCGGCACCAAGATCCCTCATGCGGCCGGCTCCGCCTACGCGATGAAACTGAAAAAAGAAAAAAATATCGCCATATGCTACTTCGGCGAGGGAGCCACATCCGAAGGAGACTTCCATGCCGGCCTCAACTTCGCCGCCGTCCGCAAAGCGCCGGCGATCTTTTTTTGCCGCAACAACGGTTATGCCATCTCAACACCTGTAAAAGAACAATTCGCATCCGATGGCATTGCTCCGAAAGGCATCGGCTACGGTATTGAAGCGATGAAGATCGATGGCAACGATCTTTTCGCGGTTTTCCATGCCGTCAAACAAGCCAAAGAGATGTGCCTTGCCGGCAAAGGTCCGGTCCTAATCGAAGCGATGACATATCGTCTCGGCGCCCATTCCACATCGGACGACCCCACACGCTACCGCAGTGAAGAAGAGGTAAAAAAGGCCAAGGAAAAATGCCCGATCAAACGTCTGTTCCTCTATTTAAAGGCAAGAGAGCTCTTTGACGAAGAGAAAAACGAGGCTCTCAAACAGAGAATTTTACAAGAGATCAACGAAGGAATCGAGGAGGCAAAAAAAACCCCTCCCCCGCCGATAGAATCCCTCTTTGAGCATGTCTATTTTTCCATGCCGCGCCACCTAAAAGAGCAGCTGCAAGAGTGCCTGAATCAAAAAAGCGAGTCAGCCGATGCCTGA